CTATTGAAGGTTTTCGTTGCGCTTATGGAGCAAGGCAGCGTGACCACAGCCGCCGCTCATCTGCAATTGGCGCAATCGTCACTGAGTCACGCATTGTCGCGTCTGCGCGACAATTTTGGGAATCAGCTCTTCGTTCGGACAGGGTCGGGAATGCAGCCGACTCCCTTTGCATTGGAAATTTATGAGCCGTTGTCGCAAGCGTTGGTCACGATGCAGGCTGCCTTGAAGAAGGCAAGTGATTTTGATGCTGCTTCGTCTGATAGAGTTCTTAGTCTCATCATGACAGATGTTTGTCAGCTGATATTCCTGCCCACACTGCTCGGACACATCAGGGAGAAGGCTCCCAAAATTTCGATAATTGTTCACGAAATGCCGCGTCGGGCTTATCGTACCGCCCTCGAAGAGGGCAAAGCGGATCTTGCAATAGGGCAGCTCCCACAGGAGCATACTGACTTTTTCCAGCAACGAATCTTCAACGAAACTTATTGCTGCGTAATGCGTGCAAAGCATCCTTTGTCGGAGGAGGATCTCACCTTAGACAGCTATCTGTCGGCAGAGCATCTCGCTATCGGCCCGCCAGCCGTTTGCGAGACCATGATTCAAAAGGCGTTAGGACCTCTCGCAACGCAACGTGGCGTTCGCCTTCATCTACCGAATCATATGGTTGCGCCCTTCACTCTCGCCGAGACCGATTTGATTGCCGTTCTGCCTCGCACGTTGGCCGGTATATTTTTGCGGATGGGAGGATTGGTGGAGCGGCCGGTGCCTTTTGAGATTGAACCTATCGTCACGCGACAATTTTGGCATGAGCGATCGCATGACGATAAAGCCTGCCGTTGGCTTCGCCAAACTATCAGTGCGCTTTTTGCTCAAAGAACCTCCGCCCGGACTCGCGGTGGTGCTTAAGCGGCTATCAACAAGGCTGCGTGCGGCCGCGGCTCCGTTTCATTCGGAACGACCAGACAAATTCAGTCTTATTCGTGAGTCGCCTTGTTTCAGGTCTGATGAAATGAGCGGGCGACATTCGCAGGCGCCACGTCACACGCAAGGCTCCAGAGTTTTGAGGGGGACAACGGCAGCGATCGAGGCTCCACACCCAGGGACTGCAATGCGTTGGCAACTGCGTTTGCAATAACACCGCCT
This portion of the Pirellulales bacterium genome encodes:
- a CDS encoding LysR family transcriptional regulator, with the protein product LLKVFVALMEQGSVTTAAAHLQLAQSSLSHALSRLRDNFGNQLFVRTGSGMQPTPFALEIYEPLSQALVTMQAALKKASDFDAASSDRVLSLIMTDVCQLIFLPTLLGHIREKAPKISIIVHEMPRRAYRTALEEGKADLAIGQLPQEHTDFFQQRIFNETYCCVMRAKHPLSEEDLTLDSYLSAEHLAIGPPAVCETMIQKALGPLATQRGVRLHLPNHMVAPFTLAETDLIAVLPRTLAGIFLRMGGLVERPVPFEIEPIVTRQFWHERSHDDKACRWLRQTISALFAQRTSARTRGGA